The Helicoverpa armigera isolate CAAS_96S chromosome 5, ASM3070526v1, whole genome shotgun sequence sequence GGGTTGTGGGTGAACTCGTGGGTGTAGCTTGTTTAACGAGATAAATCGaaaaacacaattatatttctatgtatagcctacatataaattacaaataggCTATTACTTAtatacttgaaaaaaatatcgtatTCTTCGATAAATTGAgataagttttaagttttaaaacagtCTACAGATTCGTATTCACTGTATCTCTAAACACCAAGTATTTCTTTACCAAACCAtagcaataaattaataattctagACAGTAAGTTAATCTATACTAGTTAATTTACTAGGGTACCCCACATGAGAACTAACGCCAATTATCGTgttctttataattatttcttaccAGTTCGCAAAATCAATTATAAGCAGACATTTTGGAATACTTAAGCATCAATAACTCCAAAGGCCCGTTGAATTGGTTTCGCTTTGAGACTTTTTGCTACGAACAAATATCTTGACACAAGTAGACAGACAACAATTGTTTGCTTCAAGCGTATTGGTACAAAGGACTGAAgatctatattttatacatgaTTTACCTTAATCCTTATTGAACAGAACTGGAGATAAGACCTTCGAAGATTCGTAGGTATTAGGACCGTAGTCTAAATATAGGACAGGGGGATAAGAAATTGCTTTACAAAACGACATAtacataataaatcatttatttctcttttctcatacaaaaatatatcaatattaatagttttatctCTGAATactatacatattaataaaattggatATTTTACATGTGGGATCCCCAAATCGTGTAAGTAACTATAAAGAGTAGTAAAGTCGATACAGTTATGCTCGACGCTGAGTTTTCACAGACCCTTTTAAGGGCTGATGTAGAGAGATGCTTCATAGTGAAGACGTTGTGGATACTGGCCAGGTCTTCGGGGGTCAGTTGGTTCTCATTTCTGGAGAGCACGACGCTGAACAGCTGTGAGTTGGGCAGCCGCATGCAGAAGTTCAGCACCAGGTGGTTGTTAGCCACTTTCAATACTTGGATGACACCGCCGAAGAATCTGTACATGTCACCGACAGCTGAAATAATACAATGACCACTGTTAATAAGtagaaactatattttataaccCATTGAAAGAGGAGATCTATTTTTTGGAAaagaacaaataattaaaacctttattttttttgttttaggtgTTTTGAATTTGAGAATTGGTCAGAGATGTTCCATTACTTTGAGTTTCCTAATTTATAGTCCTTTTACCCATAGAATATTTGCATATCTTCCTATTATATGAAGCAGCCATAATGGAGTGACCACATGATTAGCTCTTAGTAGAAAATAATCTCCTGTCTATTCTAAAATCCTATATAAGAAACATTTCCTTACATCTATTAGGCACATCGGTAGCCCAGAATCCTTTGTGGGAGGTGTTGACCTTAATGTGGTAGTCGTCTTGCCAGATACCCTCGTGCCACTCCAGGACGAAGTGTCTGATGCGGTAGGGCTCATGCATGTTGTACTGACGGTTCACGTACGGCGAGTTCGTAAGCTGAGGGTACGGCGTCGGCGGAGTAGGCTGGAACAGAGACAAACAATTAAGTTTCTAATCGAAAACAAATGAGGAATATACTTATGGTCCACTCACTAAGTTATGGTTCAACAGGCCCCCTTCAACATAATCCTCAAACTTTCTAATCTGTACAATAGGACAGTAAGGATTAGCTTCAGTTTTCGTAACATTTTCTCTGTGGAAGACATACTCGTGGATGTACCACATGCCTAACACGGATTCCTCATCAAAGTCATGCGTTGGCTCTAGGTTCTGGCAGAAATTAACGTTGGCTGCCAAAGTGGACGTAATGAAACATAATCCGAGTAAAACTACGCCCATCATTGAAATGTGTGATGAGTAGTCGTGAGCGATCTGTTTCCCGACACCGGGAGTCTAATTATCATTCAAACACTGTCCCACTTGATTACATTACGTCTTGTTACGTACTTATGTGAACCATAATTACAATTAACCTATTAATTGACACTACCACCCCGTATCCTGTTATAAGTAGGCCTTTTAGAGAATCATAGTCATAAACTAATCAGCATATTTAAGGGCATTTACTTAAACTCGCACTGCAATATATGCTTTATGTTGAAGtacttgtattttgtttttctgtacATATCTTTATCAGTTGTGATAGCTATAAATAACAAACCTAACCGACATTGTGTGAAATTAagctgatattttttattacctagtagctgaccccgcgaacttcgtatcgtttaaactttcctggacctctacgaacattttaaaaccaaaataacccaaATTGGTCCAGctattctcgagttttagtgagactaacgaacatcaattcatttttatatataagatgaTGTACTGAGGTTTAATTTTCAACGGGACAATAACAAGACATCGAAGATAGTAAAAATAACCATAATTCGCTTTAGTTCACATAGCATGCATGTACTAAGTGCGAAGTAAGTAGGTGCATTATATACATTTAAGTTTTGGTgattaatttccaaaaaaaaacacttataaGACTACGCTTGAATGACAAagcttgtttatttacagaagcatttttttttgcagtcgTACCTACTTGCATTCCGAAGGAACCAGTTACAAAAGCAATGGGTGAAAAATCTCTTTGTGGATTCAGACTATGTGCATACCCTTTTCTTTTCTAACCTGGTTCATCCGGCTTTCAACGAAAACTACACAAAGAAACATACATTTGCGctttataattttctaatttacaatagtttaatttatttatagatacaaGGAAAATAATTGTTTGCAACTCCTTTAGCATGCAAATACAtaactaatttatattttagtgggGTGAGTAGGTATgaataaacaaatcaaaaaaacAAACCTCAATGTTTATCTCCTTTATGTCAATGTAAAAACATTCCTGTGTATGCTCTATTTTATATTCTCCTCTGGTGTGCGGTATTTTTTCGACGCCATACCAAATACCAGCTATTTGGTCCAAACTAATATTTCCATAATACGGCGACAGGTCATCACAATATTTATGACTTTCGAAACTGTATTGGCTGTAACAATGCACCAAACCCAAGCACAGCGCAATCAGAATAACACTATTGCACGCCATTGGATTAAGCGGGCTGGATAACCCGGATAATATCGGATAAAGTTTCGGATAAACTGAACCGGCAGTACTAGGAGACAATGCGCGAAAGGAGATGTTTTACAGATTAGCCCGGCGGATGAAGTGAAGGCGAAGTGGCGAGAACACGTGGGCGGGCTCCCAAATGAACAGCACTCGACTGGCGCTGTACCAGTCGTGGTGGTAATTTACTACTTATGCGAGAATACTTCCTTAATAAACTTTATCAACACGTTGACAGTCCCCTCTCATGTAAGCCAGACGTGCACTCATATCATCTACAATTTTcctgtctgtatgtttgtatgacAAATGTTGTTCTGTAATGAAACAATCCACTGAaaatttgtttgaatatttccaTAGCTATTAACGCTAACTCGGAAGTACTACGAAAGAAGATGATTTTCTTAAGAATTTTCCAGTGCCTTCTCAAGTTTTCCGTAGACAAAAGCTTTCCCCGGCATACTTAGATGCCAGGAGTGCAGAAGTATTAGAGTATGGGGTGGAGAAAATCAATATAGCGCTCTGACGTCATGAAGGGTGGTTATCGAACGGGTCACGCTCACGATACGGCATAGTAGTGTGCGTCATATCGATCCGTCCGTGCTTTTGCAAAGTTGAGAATGTGTGactctttttataatttattcatgaCGCGACGACATAAAAATGATTTAGGTAATGAGTTACTAAGATCAAAAGGTTTTTAGATGTTAAATTTTATCGAAATTACTTTCGAGATATTTTGCTTTGTTATAGCTATAAAGTTTTGATTCTAACATTAAACACAGTAGAACATTGTATTACAGAAATGTTAAGTACATGTATCTAACTCCGTGAGCGCCTACAACGTTCAGTGACGTAGAATGAGACTGGTGCGCAATGTGTGACGTAGTGTGCCATGTCTAATGGAAGCCCTGCATACCAAGGACTCAAAGCTCGAAGGATGTGGACTTAACAAAACGTGCCTGATACCACTACCTACAAACTGAACTCTCAGAACTATGCACTCACTACTAATTATACAATTTGTTCGTTACTAAAACAGGAACGTAGTTCGCTAATGAATAAATACAACGTTATGTGTTAGTTTGGACAGAAATATTTTGGACAGTATTTGCAACTAAATGCAGGACAAGTTTGGAAATGAAATTACAACTTTTCAATTATGAAATGCAATTATCATTCATTCTAGTTTGTGGAGCTAACGTTAGCTGCCGAAGTTTTGGCGTAACGCTAACATTGCTCTGTTTGTGAACAACTCAGCGAGTCCTTTGTAGCGATTAGTAACGCGCCAGTACTCCATGTACCTAAATACCGGGAcaacatatatgtatgttacgATATTCCAGACTAAATCTAGGCTAACAATGTTTCCAACACAATCTGATGTCTTAGTACTTAGGTACAGAGGAATCTGCGAATTTGGGATCAACACATAGTTTGTTGATGAGCTGTTttcttttactaaaaataaagttttaatgggtgttctttcaattttttaaaataagaatggtaacttaaactatttatttcatttgacaaaatatttgaaattagaattgagtattgattaaatgtataacttttataaataattaaacagtaattaaatGCAATTAGTACCTTaaactaatatattttacagtaaaacgtgtacttacaatattacgtattttatttagtgCACCTACCTCTAGATAGCTGCTCAAAACATCCCACCTCTAAAATACCAAAGCCCCAAAAGCATGGGAGTAATAAACCCCATAACATGCCATTGAATTCGAATAATACCACCCCAAAGGCTTTGTGGTTTTCTGTACTAAGGCTGCATAAGTGACGTGGAGTCCTCTTGCTACGTCACGAAGTGGTCGATACTTCAGGCTCGGAGCGCGGCGCGTAGGCTCTACGGTTGCTACGAGCGCCTACAGCGAAGTACGCTACGCTTTCGCCGTAGCGTGCGGTATTCAAATTGCTCGTAGCATTTTGTTTGCGCGAAATAGTTGCGGTGTTTTCTTTTAACtcttattaaattttttttaagtaaatccctttgaacttttgaaattaggtataaaaataggtaacttatttgtcattttatttgactttattttaagtaaattaagtaATCTTAATGATCAATACCAAACGtttcaatttaaaactattgatacaaatAGTTTGCACACAACATTTCTCAGTTTTAACAAAAAGCGTCCTTCCTCCGAAAAAGTTCTGACTTCGTAAAAGTTTTAGTTAGCTAAACAAAATGCGGGACGGCACGCGTAGTCGACGTTTCAGAGGTTATTTCTACCAGGAGTTCAGGATTACGAAGACATGATTTTCAAGCAGTTTTCCACTTCGTCTATCAAGCTCTGAATAACCGTGTTGccatcaaaacaaaactattatcACTGTGTACACTCCgtacttttgtaatttatagcGCTGTTTATAGTGAATAAACTGTGtatagaataaaaatacaataaaacatgttGATTGGGTACTTTGTAAGATGTTTGCTTGTATAACAGTCAATTTATATCAAGgacagaaataaataatcaggttaatacaaataaatataatgttagaaataataatagttgTTCTTGTGGAATTAAAtgtgttatttatgtaatttttataatagcCCGTGTTTTGTGGTTAGATATCCTAACAAGCTACGTCTCATGAGTATTGTTAGTTTTCGTAGTTACTTTGATTAGTAGACtgattttttgtagattttacgTCTCAATGTTTTAAGTTTACATACGcaggtttaaatataaataatccgAGTGGTTCCTTTATTAGCTTAAGCACATAACTTTCTCAAATAATTATTGCCAAAATTAAGTTTattcttatgttttttttcagtaaCAACTCAGAGATTTGTATCAATTCAACCAAATAGAGTGGGTGACGACTGGTCAGTGAAATAGATAAATAACAATTGAATTAGAAAACAACTgcatatcaaaaaataaatatttacctaaataaaccATAATATTAAGCGATTTACCGTAACTAGTAGGTATAgctaataaaaatcttaaattttCGTAGCCGTAGTCACACTTACAAGTCGTAGAGCCTCGGCGTAGCGCGTAGTAGCGAGGGCGGTTTGGCGTAGTCTCTAAAACTTGCCCTCTCAAATTTTCCGTAGTGACGTAACGCCCTGACTACGAATGTACTAGGGTAGCATGAGCGACGAGAAGGGTTGTACTCGCCATAAGTTGACAACTAACGCGGGCGCCCCGCGCTTGCTAGTGTAACACAATAGGGCAACATGATAGTGAGAAGGTACAAATAGTTTTGTCTAACTATTGGGTGGGGGGTGGTCGCGAGGGGTGATGACGTCATAAATGATAACCACTGGGGAGGGATTCGCGAAGGGCAAGTGACTGATGATTGATAATAAGGATAACAATGTTTGGACATGGAAATATATCGATGCTATGCAAATATCATAGGGGGACAATGTTTATCAAGCCCAGGCAGGTACATCAATGATAACGCTGTTTGCAGTGCCATTACAGTCCCGTGTCTGCGTTAAAACTAATTTTTAAGTCGttagaaataatacaaaaaataatttaaaagaagattgCTGGTTAGAAACATTACATGCTTTTCGAATGTAAATCTcgattacatacaaaaaaatgttttatcgagAAAGCCCGTTACGAATGGTACGaccaatcaaacaaaaaactgaTTAAGTGTACAGTACTAGAGTAGACCAGGAAAAAACATTGCTGTGTGTACAGAGCCTCACATAGGTGGAATTTCGCCATTATCATCGACAAACGACCGTCTAAATACCCTATTTAACCCTCTTACACAGTTTACTTGATCCAGTGTAACTTTGGCAGAAATCCCTTATAACTTAcatcattaagttttttttctattcccCTATGTACACTTTGGTTTTAAGAGAGATTTCTAAACCCACTTCAATATTCCTCGCCCCTTAATCTACCCATTGCAATTGGTAATGCAATCATGCAATCAAATCCAATGCATTCaggatataaaaaaaacgattaaGTTACCTAGTATATTTCTTATTCTGAGAAAAACCGTCTCAGTTTACCTAATGAAAAAC is a genomic window containing:
- the LOC110371415 gene encoding uncharacterized protein LOC110371415 isoform X2; the encoded protein is MACNSVILIALCLGLVHCYSQYSFESHKYCDDLSPYYGNISLDQIAGIWYGVEKIPHTRGEYKIEHTQECFYIDIKEINIEPTPPTPYPQLTNSPYVNRQYNMHEPYRIRHFVLEWHEGIWQDDYHIKVNTSHKGFWATDVPNRSVGDMYRFFGGVIQVLKVANNHLVLNFCMRLPNSQLFSVVLSRNENQLTPEDLASIHNVFTMKHLSTSALKRVCENSASSITVSTLLLFIVTYTIWGSHM
- the LOC110371415 gene encoding uncharacterized protein LOC110371415 isoform X1, with protein sequence MMGVVLLGLCFITSTLAANVNFCQNLEPTHDFDEESVLGMWYIHEYVFHRENVTKTEANPYCPIVQIRKFEDYVEGGLLNHNLPTPPTPYPQLTNSPYVNRQYNMHEPYRIRHFVLEWHEGIWQDDYHIKVNTSHKGFWATDVPNRSVGDMYRFFGGVIQVLKVANNHLVLNFCMRLPNSQLFSVVLSRNENQLTPEDLASIHNVFTMKHLSTSALKRVCENSASSITVSTLLLFIVTYTIWGSHM